The Streptomyces sp. NBC_00224 genome has a window encoding:
- the rodA gene encoding rod shape-determining protein RodA — protein MAGFSVQRYAPERSTFAKLTARDSVVRRLDWPLLLAALALSFIGSLLVWSATRNRTQLNQGDPYYFLIRHAMNTGIGFGLMIGTIWLGHRTLRGAVPVLYGLSVVLILAVLTPLGATVNGAHAWIIIGGGFSLQPSEFTKITIILGMAMILASRVDAGDQLHPDHRTVMKSLGLAALPILIIMMMPDLGSVMVIVIIILGVLLACGASNRWVLGLIGAGVAGAVAVAALGLLDEYQINRFAAFANPNLDPAGVGYNTNQARIAIGSGGLTGTGLFKGSQTTGQFVPEQQTDFVFTVAGEELGFVGAGLILVLLGVVLWRACRIARETTELYGTVVAAGIIAWFGFQSFENIGMTLGIMPVAGLPLPFVSYGGSSMFAVWVAIGLLQSIRVQRPITA, from the coding sequence ATGGCCGGCTTCTCCGTCCAGCGCTACGCACCGGAGCGCTCCACCTTCGCCAAGCTGACCGCGCGCGACTCGGTGGTGCGCCGGCTCGACTGGCCGCTGCTGCTCGCGGCGCTCGCGCTGTCCTTCATCGGCTCGCTGCTCGTGTGGTCCGCGACCCGCAACCGCACCCAGCTCAACCAGGGCGACCCGTACTACTTCCTGATCCGGCACGCCATGAACACCGGCATCGGCTTCGGCCTGATGATCGGCACGATCTGGCTGGGCCACCGCACCCTGCGGGGCGCGGTGCCGGTGCTCTACGGGCTTTCGGTGGTCCTGATCCTCGCCGTGCTGACCCCGCTGGGCGCCACCGTCAACGGCGCGCACGCCTGGATCATCATCGGCGGCGGCTTCTCGCTCCAGCCGTCCGAGTTCACCAAGATCACGATCATCCTGGGGATGGCGATGATACTGGCGTCGCGCGTCGACGCCGGGGACCAGCTCCACCCCGACCACCGCACGGTGATGAAGTCGCTGGGCCTGGCCGCGCTCCCGATCCTGATCATCATGATGATGCCGGACCTCGGCTCGGTCATGGTCATCGTGATCATAATTCTGGGCGTGCTGCTCGCCTGCGGAGCCTCCAACCGGTGGGTGCTCGGCCTGATTGGAGCGGGCGTGGCGGGCGCGGTCGCGGTGGCCGCGCTCGGGCTGCTCGACGAGTACCAGATCAACCGCTTCGCGGCCTTCGCCAACCCCAACCTCGACCCGGCGGGCGTCGGCTACAACACCAACCAGGCCCGTATCGCCATCGGCTCCGGCGGACTGACCGGCACCGGCCTGTTCAAGGGCAGCCAGACCACCGGCCAGTTCGTCCCCGAACAGCAGACGGACTTCGTCTTCACGGTCGCGGGGGAGGAGCTCGGCTTCGTCGGCGCCGGACTGATCCTCGTGCTGCTCGGCGTGGTCCTGTGGCGCGCCTGCCGCATCGCCCGCGAGACGACCGAGCTGTACGGCACGGTCGTGGCGGCCGGGATCATCGCCTGGTTCGGGTTCCAGTCCTTCGAGAACATCGGGATGACGCTCGGCATCATGCCGGTGGCGGGCCTGCCACTGCCGTTCGTGTCGTACGGAGGATCGTCGATGTTCGCCGTCTGGGTGGCGATCGGCCTCCTCCAGTCGATCAGGGTGCAGCGCCCGATAACGGCCTAG
- the mreD gene encoding rod shape-determining protein MreD translates to MRINRVILSSALVVVALVVQVSVLARLQLPGAVPDLVLLTVVGLALVYGHLGGAFVGFGAGLLSDLAPPADHAAGRYALVLCVIGYAAGLAKPDHGRLRSASGPMAVVVCAAVGSTLLYAGVGALVGDTAARHVGLMNLLFTAAVYDLLLAPFTVPLIMALARRAENDPLAETSGGGGSAKNGTSIASGWLSGGTGLRIGNQKGGLRVKAARNRAARAGRIKGVKRL, encoded by the coding sequence ATGCGTATCAACAGGGTCATCCTCTCCTCCGCCCTGGTCGTCGTCGCCCTCGTCGTCCAGGTGAGCGTCCTCGCCCGGCTCCAGCTCCCGGGCGCCGTCCCGGACCTGGTCCTGCTCACCGTCGTCGGCCTCGCCCTCGTCTACGGACACCTCGGCGGCGCCTTCGTCGGTTTCGGCGCCGGGCTGCTCTCCGACCTCGCCCCGCCCGCCGACCACGCCGCCGGGCGGTACGCCCTGGTCCTCTGCGTGATCGGCTACGCGGCGGGGCTCGCCAAGCCCGACCACGGCCGGCTGCGCTCGGCCAGCGGGCCCATGGCCGTGGTGGTCTGCGCGGCCGTCGGCTCCACGCTGCTCTACGCGGGCGTGGGCGCCCTCGTCGGCGACACCGCGGCCCGCCACGTCGGCCTGATGAACCTGCTGTTCACGGCCGCCGTCTACGACCTGCTCCTCGCCCCGTTCACGGTGCCGCTGATCATGGCGCTGGCCAGACGGGCCGAGAACGACCCGCTCGCCGAGACGTCCGGGGGCGGCGGCTCGGCCAAGAACGGCACCAGCATCGCCTCCGGCTGGCTCTCCGGTGGCACCGGGCTGCGCATCGGCAACCAGAAGGGCGGCCTGCGAGTGAAGGCCGCCCGCAACCGCGCGGCCCGGGCCGGCCGCATCAAGGGCGTCAAGCGACTGTGA
- the ndk gene encoding nucleoside-diphosphate kinase — translation MTQRTLVILKPDAVRRGLIGEIIGRIERKAGWTIPAMELRTLDQETLETHYGEHKGKPFYEPLMGFMASGPVVVLVAEGERVIEGVRQLAGPTDPIAAAPGSIRGDFGTIVRENLIHASDSEESAERELKIFFPGLV, via the coding sequence ATGACCCAGCGCACTCTCGTCATCCTCAAGCCCGACGCCGTCCGGCGCGGCCTGATCGGCGAGATCATCGGCCGTATCGAGCGCAAGGCCGGCTGGACCATCCCGGCGATGGAGCTGCGCACGCTGGACCAGGAGACCCTGGAGACGCACTACGGCGAGCACAAGGGCAAGCCTTTCTACGAGCCCCTGATGGGCTTCATGGCCTCCGGCCCCGTCGTCGTCCTCGTCGCCGAGGGCGAGCGTGTCATCGAGGGCGTCCGCCAGCTGGCGGGTCCCACCGACCCGATCGCGGCCGCGCCCGGCTCCATCCGGGGCGACTTCGGCACCATCGTCCGGGAGAACCTCATCCACGCCTCGGACTCCGAGGAGTCCGCCGAGCGTGAGCTGAAGATCTTCTTCCCGGGTCTGGTCTGA
- the mrdA gene encoding penicillin-binding protein 2: MSNIPETGRTPRVQIRLIIIQVLVFSLLLTLGGRLWYLQIRNGQEYEDEAKNNHVQQVVQPAVRGAILDARGVPLADNETRLVVSASRTDLTKMPDKGKAVLTRLATVLGMKPQDVMDKVRLCDAKTPKPCWNGSPYQPIPVTDKATTQQALQIRERSEDFPGITADPTAVRRYTSPGKANTAQVLGYLSPVTDEEITKAKNTDSPYLRSDMVGRSGLERTYDKQLRGKAGVTRYEVDNLGRVIGQAQSDKAEPGSNIVTSIDARVQAVAEYELNHAMEEARKEFDKNTNENYKADAGAVVVMEAKTGRVVAMASLPNYDPNAWVGGISAKDYQALTGKDSNYPLLNRAIQGQAAPGSIFKVVSSAAAVRAGYAFNGSYPCPSSYSVGGQVFKNFESQGHGNISIGQALEVSCDTVYYGLAHDQWLKDGGMKPKKDASDWFYKTAHDFGLGSKTGVDLPSEVPGRVPDRQWKQRFWTANKDAWCKHGKKDGDYVEKIEYENCLEGNLMRAGDSVNYSIGQGDTLVTPIQMATIYSAISNGGTLYDPTVGKAVISANGKSVNEIKPKAHGKLPMTQATRDDIDEALAGVATRGTAAWRFGGWPQKQIPMHAKTGTAEVYGKQTTSWFATYTKDYSIVMTISQGGTGSGASGPAVRNIYDALYGLDDAGTQDLKRALLPEPQQALPRIQTDGSIDAPKIEPYDPDSQKIPEKKTGEQQLAAANTDNRNGARHGRRD; the protein is encoded by the coding sequence GTGAGCAACATCCCCGAGACGGGACGCACCCCCCGGGTGCAGATCCGGCTCATCATCATCCAGGTCCTGGTCTTCTCCCTGCTCCTCACCCTCGGCGGGCGGCTCTGGTACCTCCAGATCCGCAACGGGCAGGAGTACGAGGACGAGGCCAAGAACAACCATGTGCAGCAGGTCGTCCAGCCCGCCGTGCGCGGCGCGATCCTGGACGCGCGCGGTGTACCGCTGGCCGACAACGAGACCCGGCTCGTGGTCTCCGCGTCCCGTACCGATCTGACGAAGATGCCCGACAAGGGCAAGGCGGTGCTGACCCGGCTCGCGACCGTCCTCGGCATGAAGCCGCAGGACGTCATGGACAAGGTCCGGCTCTGCGACGCCAAGACGCCCAAGCCGTGCTGGAACGGCTCGCCGTACCAGCCGATCCCGGTCACCGACAAGGCCACCACCCAGCAGGCCCTCCAGATCCGCGAGCGCTCCGAGGACTTCCCCGGCATCACCGCCGACCCCACCGCGGTGCGCCGCTACACCTCGCCGGGCAAGGCCAACACGGCCCAGGTCCTCGGCTATCTCTCGCCGGTCACCGACGAGGAGATCACCAAGGCGAAGAACACCGACTCGCCGTATCTGCGCTCGGACATGGTGGGCCGCTCGGGCCTTGAGCGCACGTACGACAAGCAGCTGCGGGGCAAGGCGGGCGTGACCCGCTACGAGGTGGACAACCTCGGCCGGGTCATCGGGCAGGCGCAGAGCGACAAGGCCGAGCCGGGCTCGAACATCGTCACGTCGATAGACGCACGGGTGCAGGCCGTCGCCGAGTACGAGCTCAACCACGCGATGGAAGAGGCCCGCAAGGAGTTCGACAAGAACACCAACGAGAACTACAAGGCGGACGCGGGCGCGGTCGTGGTGATGGAGGCCAAGACCGGCCGGGTCGTCGCCATGGCCTCGCTGCCCAACTACGACCCGAACGCCTGGGTCGGCGGCATCTCCGCCAAGGACTACCAGGCCCTCACCGGCAAGGACTCCAACTACCCGCTGCTCAACCGGGCCATCCAGGGCCAGGCCGCCCCCGGCTCGATCTTCAAGGTGGTCTCCTCGGCGGCCGCGGTCCGCGCCGGATACGCCTTCAACGGCAGCTACCCCTGCCCCAGTTCGTACTCGGTGGGCGGCCAGGTCTTCAAGAACTTCGAGTCCCAGGGCCACGGCAACATCAGCATCGGCCAGGCCCTGGAGGTCTCCTGCGACACCGTGTACTACGGCCTCGCGCACGACCAGTGGCTCAAGGACGGCGGCATGAAGCCGAAGAAGGACGCCTCCGACTGGTTCTACAAGACCGCCCACGACTTCGGGCTCGGCTCCAAGACCGGAGTCGACCTGCCCAGCGAGGTCCCCGGCCGGGTCCCCGACCGCCAGTGGAAGCAGCGGTTCTGGACGGCCAACAAGGACGCCTGGTGCAAGCACGGCAAGAAGGACGGCGACTACGTCGAGAAGATCGAGTACGAGAACTGCCTGGAGGGAAACCTCATGCGCGCGGGTGACTCGGTCAACTACTCCATCGGCCAGGGCGACACCCTCGTCACCCCCATCCAGATGGCGACGATCTACTCGGCGATCTCCAACGGCGGCACCCTCTACGACCCGACCGTCGGCAAGGCCGTGATCAGCGCCAACGGCAAGTCGGTCAACGAGATCAAGCCCAAGGCGCACGGCAAGCTGCCGATGACCCAGGCCACCCGCGACGACATAGACGAAGCCCTCGCGGGAGTCGCCACCCGCGGTACGGCCGCGTGGCGGTTCGGCGGCTGGCCGCAGAAGCAGATCCCGATGCACGCGAAGACCGGCACCGCCGAGGTCTACGGCAAGCAGACGACCTCGTGGTTCGCCACGTACACCAAGGACTACTCGATCGTCATGACGATCTCCCAGGGTGGTACGGGCTCCGGCGCCTCCGGCCCCGCCGTGCGCAACATCTACGACGCGCTCTACGGGCTCGACGACGCGGGCACCCAGGACCTCAAGCGCGCCCTGCTGCCCGAGCCGCAGCAGGCCCTGCCCAGGATCCAGACCGACGGCTCCATCGACGCGCCGAAGATCGAGCCGTACGACCCGGACTCGCAGAAGATCCCCGAGAAGAAGACCGGTGAGCAGCAGCTCGCCGCGGCCAACACCGACAACCGCAACGGCGCGCGCCACGGACGGAGGGACTGA
- a CDS encoding CHAD domain-containing protein: MAETKREIERKYEATGDDVRLPDLTKAAGVASVVDKGVAELDAVYYDTQDLRLAADSLTLRRRTGGDDAGWHLKFPVATGIRDEIRAPLSPDVPRTLAALLRSRVRDARLAPVVRLLSSRHVRHLLDEDSVLLAEVSVDAVRAQRLSPGQVATAAWTEIEVELADEVDPDLLDRVEKRLRKAGLRPSHSASKLARALAETAPSVPDLQKPPVADKPSAADKPSAGDEATAGDHVLGYLRAQRDALVDLDPAVRRDLPDSVHQMRVATRRLRSAFKSYGKVLDRTVTDPVGEELKWLAGELGVDRDQEVLTERLQSRIAALPRTLLLGPVRGRLRTWSVARRSGSRRKTIAVLDSKRYLVLLDTLDALLDGPPLRPAARRPFAEVLPKAVIKDYERLAGRIAQALELDPGEPRDLAMHEARKAAKRARYAAEAARPALGAPARKFAKRMKAVQTVLGDHQDSVVAREALRGLAVQAHLAGESAFTWGLLYGQEVAAAADRERELPEVWHRASRPKLRERLQA, encoded by the coding sequence ATGGCGGAGACGAAGCGCGAGATCGAGCGGAAGTACGAAGCCACCGGCGACGACGTCCGGCTCCCCGACCTCACCAAGGCCGCGGGCGTCGCCAGCGTTGTCGACAAGGGCGTGGCGGAGCTGGACGCCGTCTACTACGACACCCAGGACCTGCGCCTGGCCGCGGACTCCCTCACCCTGCGCCGCAGAACGGGCGGCGACGACGCGGGCTGGCACCTGAAGTTCCCGGTCGCCACCGGCATCCGCGACGAGATCCGCGCACCCCTGTCCCCGGACGTCCCCCGCACCCTGGCCGCACTCCTGCGCTCCCGCGTCCGCGACGCCCGACTGGCCCCCGTCGTACGGCTGCTCTCCTCCCGCCACGTACGCCATCTGCTCGACGAGGACAGCGTGCTGCTCGCCGAGGTGAGCGTCGACGCGGTGCGGGCGCAGCGGCTGAGCCCGGGGCAGGTCGCCACGGCCGCCTGGACCGAGATCGAGGTGGAGCTCGCCGACGAAGTGGACCCCGACCTCCTCGACCGCGTCGAGAAGCGCCTGCGCAAGGCGGGCCTGCGCCCCTCGCACAGCGCGTCGAAGCTGGCGCGGGCGCTGGCGGAGACGGCCCCGTCGGTACCGGACCTCCAGAAGCCCCCGGTCGCGGACAAGCCCTCTGCCGCGGACAAGCCCTCTGCCGGGGACGAGGCCACCGCCGGTGACCACGTCCTCGGCTACCTCCGCGCCCAGCGCGACGCCCTGGTCGACCTCGACCCCGCCGTCCGGCGCGACCTGCCCGACTCCGTCCACCAGATGCGCGTCGCCACGCGCCGGCTGCGCAGCGCCTTCAAGTCGTACGGGAAGGTCCTCGACCGGACCGTCACCGACCCCGTCGGCGAGGAGCTGAAGTGGCTCGCGGGCGAACTCGGCGTCGACCGCGACCAGGAAGTCCTCACCGAACGCCTCCAGAGCCGCATCGCCGCCCTGCCCCGCACCCTCCTGCTGGGACCGGTCCGGGGGCGGCTGCGCACCTGGAGCGTCGCCCGCCGCTCCGGCTCGCGCCGCAAGACCATCGCCGTCCTGGACAGCAAGCGCTACCTCGTACTGCTCGACACCCTGGACGCGCTGCTCGACGGCCCGCCACTGCGCCCGGCGGCCCGGCGGCCGTTCGCGGAGGTGCTGCCCAAGGCGGTGATCAAGGACTACGAGCGGCTGGCGGGCCGGATAGCGCAGGCCCTGGAGCTCGATCCCGGCGAGCCGCGCGACCTGGCCATGCACGAGGCCCGCAAGGCGGCCAAGCGCGCCCGGTACGCCGCCGAGGCCGCCAGGCCCGCGCTCGGCGCCCCCGCGCGGAAGTTCGCCAAGCGGATGAAGGCGGTGCAGACGGTCCTGGGCGACCACCAGGACAGCGTGGTGGCCCGCGAGGCCCTGCGCGGCCTGGCGGTCCAGGCCCACCTGGCCGGCGAGTCCGCGTTCACCTGGGGACTTCTGTACGGCCAGGAGGTGGCGGCGGCGGCCGACCGCGAGCGCGAGCTGCCCGAGGTCTGGCACAGGGCGTCCCGGCCGAAGCTGCGGGAGCGGCTGCAAGCCTGA
- a CDS encoding rod shape-determining protein: MSFIGRDMAVDLGTANTLVYVRGRGIVLNEPSVVAINTNTGGILAVGAEAKKMIGRTPGNIVAVRPLKDGVIADFEITERMLRYFILKIHKRRYLARPRVVVCVPSGITGVERRAVIEASTQAGARQVHIIEEPMAAAIGSGLPVHEATGNMVVDIGGGTTEVAVISLGGIVTAQSIRVAGDELDNAIIQHIKKEYSLLLGERTAEQIKITIGSAYDLDKDEHTEIRGRDLVSGLPKTVVISAAEVRKAIEEPVNAIVDAVKTTLDKCPPELSGDIMDRGIVLTGGGALLRGLDERLRRETGMPIHIAEDPLDSVALGSGKCVEEFEALQQVLDAQPRR; the protein is encoded by the coding sequence ATGTCGTTCATCGGCCGTGACATGGCTGTCGACCTCGGGACCGCCAACACGCTGGTGTACGTCAGGGGCCGCGGAATCGTCCTGAACGAGCCGTCCGTCGTCGCCATCAACACCAACACCGGCGGCATCCTGGCGGTCGGCGCCGAGGCGAAGAAGATGATCGGCCGTACGCCGGGCAACATCGTGGCCGTACGACCGCTGAAGGACGGCGTCATCGCCGACTTCGAGATCACGGAGCGGATGCTCCGCTACTTCATCCTGAAGATCCACAAGCGGCGTTACCTGGCGCGCCCGCGCGTCGTCGTCTGTGTGCCCTCCGGCATCACCGGAGTCGAGCGCCGTGCCGTCATCGAGGCCTCCACCCAGGCCGGCGCCCGCCAGGTGCACATCATCGAGGAGCCCATGGCCGCGGCCATCGGCTCGGGCCTGCCCGTCCACGAGGCGACCGGCAACATGGTCGTCGACATCGGCGGCGGCACCACCGAGGTCGCGGTGATCTCGCTCGGCGGAATCGTCACGGCGCAGTCCATCCGCGTCGCCGGCGACGAGCTGGACAACGCGATCATCCAGCACATCAAGAAGGAGTACAGCCTCCTCCTCGGTGAGCGCACCGCCGAGCAGATCAAGATCACCATCGGCTCGGCGTACGACCTCGACAAGGACGAGCACACCGAGATCCGCGGCCGCGACCTGGTCTCCGGGCTGCCCAAGACCGTGGTCATCTCGGCCGCCGAGGTCCGCAAGGCCATCGAGGAGCCGGTCAACGCGATCGTCGACGCCGTGAAGACGACGCTCGACAAGTGCCCGCCGGAGCTCTCCGGCGACATCATGGACCGCGGCATCGTCCTCACCGGCGGCGGCGCCCTGCTGCGCGGCCTCGACGAGCGGCTGCGCCGCGAGACCGGCATGCCGATCCACATCGCCGAGGACCCGCTGGATTCGGTCGCTCTGGGATCCGGCAAGTGCGTCGAGGAGTTCGAGGCGCTCCAGCAGGTCCTCGACGCCCAGCCGCGCCGATAA
- a CDS encoding DUF4233 domain-containing protein, whose amino-acid sequence MRTLCASTLIGEFFVIGFAGLVAMKDDSLTVSTVWTVSGIAMLFSLLLCGVLTRPGGLQLGWALQIALIASGFVVPHMFFLGAVFAGLWWASIHYGRQVDAAKARFAAQAAEPEPQT is encoded by the coding sequence ATGCGCACGCTCTGCGCTTCCACCCTCATCGGTGAATTCTTCGTCATAGGGTTCGCCGGTCTGGTCGCCATGAAGGACGACAGCCTGACGGTGTCCACCGTCTGGACGGTCAGCGGTATCGCCATGCTGTTCTCGCTGCTCCTGTGCGGTGTGCTGACCCGTCCCGGCGGGCTCCAGCTGGGCTGGGCGCTCCAGATCGCCCTGATCGCGAGCGGCTTCGTCGTCCCGCACATGTTCTTCCTCGGCGCGGTGTTCGCGGGCCTGTGGTGGGCCTCGATCCACTACGGCCGTCAGGTGGACGCGGCGAAGGCCCGCTTCGCGGCGCAGGCGGCGGAGCCGGAGCCGCAGACGTAG
- the mreC gene encoding rod shape-determining protein MreC: MRDTRESRLLLVLLIAVAFALITVDIRGGENSPVDGARQAAATVFGPVENGMAAAVDPVGNAIGAVRDSGERHNKIADLQRENEALKQKLGSDARNRSRLNQLDSMLKTAGEGQYGIKAAQVIGIGAAQGFSWTVTIDAGSRDGIKRDMTVLNGEGLVGRVTTVGPSTATVLLANDPDFTVGTRMENSDELGFATGQGDRPLSVQLLNGKAKVKSGDRLVTFGSQSDKPFVPGVPVGEVVKVDPSGGDLTRTIYVRPYVGFTKLDIVGVVVQAPRTDPRDQVLPAKPRPTPTPTVTVTVTPAPNPNQANPNAADQNVPIPGGDPNNANPNGNANPNGAANPNGAANPNANPNGPANNGNANNDAAADGDQ, translated from the coding sequence GTGAGGGACACACGAGAGAGCCGGCTGCTCCTGGTGCTGCTGATCGCCGTAGCGTTCGCGCTGATCACGGTCGACATCCGGGGTGGGGAGAATTCACCGGTGGACGGCGCCCGGCAGGCCGCCGCCACGGTGTTCGGGCCGGTGGAGAACGGCATGGCGGCCGCCGTCGACCCGGTCGGCAACGCCATCGGCGCGGTGCGCGACTCGGGCGAGCGCCACAACAAGATCGCCGACCTCCAGCGCGAGAACGAGGCGCTGAAGCAGAAGCTCGGCAGCGACGCCCGCAACCGCTCGCGCCTGAACCAGCTCGACTCGATGCTCAAGACCGCCGGCGAGGGCCAGTACGGCATCAAGGCCGCGCAGGTCATCGGGATAGGAGCGGCCCAGGGCTTCTCCTGGACCGTCACCATCGACGCCGGCTCGCGCGACGGCATCAAGCGCGACATGACCGTACTGAACGGGGAGGGGCTCGTCGGCCGGGTCACCACCGTCGGCCCGTCCACCGCCACCGTCCTGCTCGCCAACGACCCGGACTTCACGGTCGGCACCCGGATGGAGAACAGCGACGAGCTGGGCTTCGCCACCGGCCAGGGCGACCGGCCGCTGTCGGTGCAGCTGCTCAACGGCAAGGCCAAGGTCAAGTCGGGCGACCGCCTGGTGACCTTCGGCTCGCAGTCCGACAAGCCGTTCGTGCCGGGCGTCCCGGTCGGTGAGGTCGTCAAGGTCGACCCCTCCGGTGGCGACCTGACCCGGACCATCTACGTACGTCCGTACGTCGGGTTCACCAAGCTCGACATCGTCGGCGTCGTCGTCCAGGCCCCGCGCACCGACCCGCGCGACCAGGTGCTGCCCGCCAAGCCCAGGCCGACCCCGACGCCCACCGTGACGGTGACGGTCACCCCGGCCCCGAACCCGAACCAGGCGAACCCGAACGCGGCGGACCAGAACGTGCCGATCCCGGGCGGCGACCCGAACAACGCGAACCCCAACGGCAACGCGAATCCCAACGGGGCCGCGAACCCCAATGGCGCCGCGAATCCCAACGCCAACCCCAACGGCCCCGCGAACAACGGCAACGCGAACAACGACGCCGCCGCCGACGGCGACCAGTAG
- a CDS encoding folylpolyglutamate synthase/dihydrofolate synthase family protein, protein MTEQPDRSSSPDDHFDDIVEAETTRDPDLAVIEAGSRTLRTQGGLPQGDPVPARPADPEVDKALRAVETELATRWGETKLEPSVSRISALMDVLGEPQRAYPSIHITGTNGKTSTARMIEALLAAFDLRTGRYTSPHVQSITERISLDGSPITAERFIETYEDIKPYVEMVDAQQDYRLSFFEVLTGMAYAAFADSPVDVAVVEVGMGGSWDATNVIDASVAVVTPISLDHTDRLGSTPAEIAVEKSGIIKQDATVILAQQPVDAAQVMLKKAVGADATVAREGMEFGIVAREVAVGGQLLTLRGLGGEYDNVFLPLYGAHQAHNAAVALAAVEAFFGIGSEHARPLDVDTVRKAFASVVSPGRLEVVRRSPTVVLDAAHNPAGALATAEGLTEAFGFSRLIGVVAASADKDVKGLLEAFEPVFAEIVVTANSSHRSMDVDELAAVAVEVFGDERVVVEPRLDDALEAAITLAEEEDEYAGAGVLVTGSVITVGEARLLLGRG, encoded by the coding sequence GTGACCGAGCAGCCCGACCGCAGCAGCAGCCCCGACGACCACTTCGACGACATCGTCGAGGCGGAGACCACACGCGACCCCGACCTGGCGGTGATCGAGGCCGGCAGCCGCACCCTGCGCACCCAAGGCGGCCTCCCGCAGGGCGACCCCGTCCCCGCCCGCCCCGCCGACCCGGAGGTCGACAAGGCGCTGCGCGCGGTCGAGACGGAGCTGGCGACGCGCTGGGGCGAGACCAAGCTGGAGCCCTCGGTCTCCCGCATCTCGGCGCTGATGGACGTCCTGGGCGAGCCCCAGCGGGCGTACCCCTCGATCCACATCACCGGCACCAACGGCAAGACGTCCACGGCCCGCATGATCGAGGCGCTGCTCGCCGCCTTCGACCTGCGCACCGGGCGGTATACGTCCCCCCACGTCCAGTCGATCACCGAGCGCATCAGCCTGGACGGCTCGCCGATCACGGCCGAGCGCTTCATCGAGACGTACGAGGACATCAAGCCGTACGTGGAGATGGTCGACGCCCAGCAGGACTACCGCCTCTCCTTCTTCGAGGTCCTCACCGGCATGGCGTACGCGGCGTTCGCGGACAGCCCCGTGGACGTGGCCGTCGTCGAGGTCGGCATGGGCGGCAGCTGGGACGCGACCAATGTGATCGACGCGTCGGTGGCCGTGGTCACCCCCATCTCCCTGGACCACACCGACCGGCTCGGCTCCACGCCCGCCGAGATCGCCGTGGAGAAGTCCGGGATCATCAAGCAGGACGCGACCGTGATCCTGGCCCAGCAGCCGGTCGACGCGGCCCAGGTGATGCTGAAGAAGGCCGTCGGGGCGGACGCGACGGTCGCGCGCGAGGGCATGGAGTTCGGCATCGTCGCGCGCGAGGTCGCGGTCGGCGGCCAGCTCCTGACGCTGCGCGGCCTCGGCGGCGAGTACGACAACGTCTTCCTGCCGCTGTACGGCGCGCACCAGGCGCACAACGCGGCGGTGGCGCTCGCCGCGGTCGAGGCGTTCTTCGGCATCGGCTCCGAGCACGCCCGCCCGCTGGACGTGGACACCGTCCGCAAGGCGTTCGCCTCGGTGGTCTCGCCCGGCCGCCTGGAGGTCGTGCGCCGCAGCCCCACCGTCGTCCTGGACGCCGCCCACAACCCGGCGGGCGCCCTGGCCACGGCCGAGGGGCTGACCGAGGCGTTCGGCTTCTCGCGGCTGATCGGCGTGGTCGCGGCCAGCGCCGACAAGGATGTGAAGGGCCTCCTGGAGGCCTTCGAGCCGGTCTTCGCCGAGATCGTCGTCACCGCCAATTCCAGCCACCGCTCGATGGACGTCGACGAGCTGGCCGCGGTCGCCGTCGAGGTCTTCGGCGACGAGCGGGTGGTGGTCGAGCCGCGTCTGGACGACGCGCTGGAGGCGGCGATCACCCTGGCGGAGGAAGAGGACGAATACGCCGGTGCGGGGGTCCTCGTCACCGGTTCCGTGATCACGGTCGGCGAGGCCCGGCTGCTCCTGGGAAGGGGCTGA